A portion of the Deinococcus peraridilitoris DSM 19664 genome contains these proteins:
- a CDS encoding phosphodiester glycosidase family protein — MRRLALLALLALSAASARPVAIGGVLTSPRIETKTMPSGAEGLPVWFLPRLGITTLNQADDVRLALQNRELRFTAASGWTENGQRLAVLGAPELVGGSVHVSLGVLRALGVTILGDAPEILDFALTPVAQGAPLSVAPAPAPAVTVTPPPSLPVTSPVVPAAPVRVTPAPLPAVPTLPAPTPPISGAGVQTPPAAAPTAQLTLVRSSRTLRRAQETQRVVLELSGNAPYQLSQDKRGLTLTFPAVTAEADLLARAGFLPVVPALPAVPAVTAPLTTGALSPSAVPALPLVTPAPLGQKLQSGDTLTLTRAAGQLTVRLETGDGGLSKVFTLDNPYRVVIDTVTNLDPSVTPPPDLEALPPGAAHRQIGKLQLLSFDSSHFTPKIVTAGVGASASVFDLVKRAGGVAGVNGGYFDPKTSFPVDLVAQGGLMLNSSLERRATLGFTDEGVLFGFPRPRYILAGGWGTLTVNTVRPQPHPNWVTAFVGDGRTGVGGPGFITLYLDGASVTRALSGPSIPPAGQISVTFDPVRFPQLPQGAGAPLQLVLNWAAPGWDGVREALSAGPLLVEGGQYALDALREGFDVKTSVWRPTRQVAFAMYAGQPTIAYFDNGTPEEFARALVGVGVSRALRLDSGSSATVYVAGGYFNTVWSRPVPNAIVFVPKVTATLGSGK, encoded by the coding sequence GTGCGCCGTCTTGCCCTGCTGGCCTTGTTGGCGTTGAGCGCCGCCTCGGCGCGCCCGGTCGCCATCGGCGGTGTCCTCACCAGCCCGCGCATCGAAACCAAAACCATGCCCAGTGGAGCAGAAGGGCTGCCGGTGTGGTTTCTCCCGCGTCTGGGAATCACCACGCTCAATCAGGCCGATGATGTCCGACTTGCGCTGCAAAACCGTGAGCTGCGCTTCACGGCGGCAAGCGGCTGGACGGAAAACGGACAGAGACTTGCCGTCCTGGGCGCGCCCGAACTGGTAGGCGGTTCGGTTCACGTTTCGCTGGGCGTGCTGCGCGCGCTGGGCGTGACAATCCTGGGTGACGCTCCTGAAATCCTCGATTTCGCGCTGACCCCCGTGGCGCAGGGAGCGCCCTTGTCCGTCGCGCCCGCACCTGCTCCCGCCGTGACCGTGACACCCCCACCGTCCCTTCCCGTAACTTCTCCCGTGGTTCCGGCGGCCCCTGTGCGTGTTACTCCCGCCCCACTGCCGGCCGTGCCCACGCTTCCTGCTCCCACCCCCCCGATTTCCGGCGCCGGAGTGCAGACACCACCTGCTGCCGCCCCCACCGCGCAGCTGACGCTGGTGCGCAGCAGCCGCACCCTCAGACGCGCTCAGGAGACCCAGCGGGTGGTGCTGGAACTGAGCGGCAATGCTCCCTACCAGTTATCGCAGGACAAGCGCGGGCTGACGCTGACCTTTCCTGCCGTGACGGCCGAAGCTGACCTGCTCGCCCGCGCGGGCTTTTTGCCCGTGGTTCCCGCGCTGCCTGCCGTACCTGCGGTCACGGCGCCCCTGACGACCGGGGCGCTTTCGCCTTCCGCCGTCCCTGCCCTGCCACTGGTGACCCCCGCGCCACTTGGTCAGAAGCTGCAGTCGGGCGATACCCTGACGCTCACGCGCGCAGCAGGCCAGCTGACCGTACGCCTCGAAACCGGTGATGGAGGCCTCAGCAAAGTCTTCACGCTGGACAATCCCTACCGGGTGGTGATCGACACGGTCACCAACCTCGACCCGAGTGTCACCCCACCTCCCGACCTGGAAGCCCTGCCGCCCGGCGCCGCCCACCGGCAGATCGGCAAGCTGCAGTTGCTGAGCTTCGATTCCAGTCATTTCACCCCTAAAATCGTCACGGCAGGGGTTGGCGCGTCGGCCAGCGTGTTCGACCTGGTCAAGCGGGCCGGGGGCGTGGCCGGTGTGAACGGGGGTTACTTCGACCCCAAGACCAGTTTTCCGGTCGATCTGGTGGCGCAAGGGGGCTTGATGCTCAACTCCAGCCTGGAGCGGCGTGCCACCCTCGGCTTCACCGACGAGGGCGTGCTGTTCGGCTTTCCACGGCCACGGTATATCCTGGCCGGTGGCTGGGGAACCCTGACGGTGAACACCGTACGTCCGCAGCCACACCCGAACTGGGTGACGGCGTTTGTCGGCGACGGTCGCACGGGCGTGGGCGGACCGGGTTTCATCACGCTGTATCTCGACGGTGCCAGTGTGACACGCGCGCTGAGCGGCCCCAGCATTCCACCTGCCGGTCAGATCAGCGTGACCTTCGATCCGGTCCGCTTTCCGCAGCTTCCGCAAGGCGCGGGCGCTCCGCTGCAGCTGGTCCTCAACTGGGCCGCTCCCGGCTGGGATGGCGTGCGCGAGGCGCTGTCCGCCGGGCCGCTGCTGGTCGAAGGCGGCCAGTACGCGCTCGACGCCCTGCGGGAGGGCTTTGATGTCAAGACCAGCGTCTGGCGGCCCACCCGGCAGGTGGCGTTTGCGATGTATGCCGGTCAGCCGACCATCGCTTACTTCGACAACGGCACGCCCGAGGAATTCGCGCGTGCGCTGGTCGGGGTCGGCGTCAGCCGGGCGCTGCGTCTGGACAGCGGTTCGAGTGCGACCGTGTACGTGGCGGGCGGGTACTTCAATACCGTATGGAGCCGGCCGGTCCCCAATGCCATCGTGTTCGTACCCAAGGTGACGGCCACGCTGGGAAGTGGCAAGTAG
- a CDS encoding roadblock/LC7 domain-containing protein, with protein sequence MIEPSLALYGEAFDQVENLLSDLLGATGVRYCLLVDRKGFVLSHKEALWAPRPPALDSVATLVAGNAAATSALASMLGERTFSEQIHQGEKGVLYVESIIDKALLVLIFDSSVPLGKVKLYAKKTITLLSEVLLQVGDAPKIEFNQGFSDDAGALLDDLFG encoded by the coding sequence ATGATTGAGCCTTCACTCGCCCTTTATGGGGAAGCATTTGACCAGGTCGAGAACCTGCTGTCCGATCTGCTGGGCGCCACTGGCGTTCGCTATTGCCTGCTCGTGGACCGCAAGGGCTTCGTACTCTCGCACAAGGAAGCGCTGTGGGCGCCCCGGCCACCGGCCCTCGATTCGGTTGCGACGCTGGTGGCCGGCAACGCCGCCGCGACCAGTGCATTGGCGAGCATGCTGGGCGAACGTACCTTCAGCGAGCAGATTCACCAAGGCGAAAAAGGTGTGCTCTACGTCGAGTCGATCATCGACAAGGCGCTGCTGGTCCTGATCTTCGACTCCAGCGTCCCACTCGGCAAGGTCAAGCTGTACGCCAAGAAGACCATCACGTTGCTCTCGGAAGTGCTGCTGCAGGTCGGTGACGCTCCCAAAATCGAGTTCAACCAGGGCTTCTCGGATGACGCGGGCGCGCTGCTCGACGATCTCTTCGGCTGA
- a CDS encoding GTP-binding protein, which yields MSTINFAAREINCKIVYYGPGMSGKTTNLKHVFSKVPESLRGDMVSLATEDERTLFFDFLPLDLGSVQGFKTRFHLYTVPGQVFYNASRKLILRGVDGIVFVADSAPNRLRANAESMRNLRENLVEHGISLKEVPLILQVNKRDLPDALPLSMIRAVLDPKGELPVFESCADKGTGVFESLKAVSKLVLERLSQPTS from the coding sequence ATGAGCACCATCAACTTCGCCGCCCGCGAAATCAACTGCAAGATCGTCTACTACGGTCCCGGCATGTCCGGCAAAACCACCAATCTCAAGCACGTCTTCAGCAAGGTTCCCGAGTCGCTGCGCGGTGACATGGTCTCGCTGGCGACCGAAGACGAGCGCACGCTGTTCTTCGACTTTCTGCCGCTCGACCTCGGCAGCGTGCAAGGCTTCAAGACGCGCTTTCACCTCTACACTGTGCCGGGGCAAGTTTTTTACAACGCCAGCCGCAAGCTGATTCTGCGTGGCGTGGATGGCATCGTGTTCGTCGCCGACAGTGCCCCCAACCGCCTGCGCGCCAACGCCGAGAGCATGCGCAATTTGCGCGAAAATCTGGTCGAGCACGGCATCAGCCTCAAGGAAGTGCCGCTGATTCTGCAGGTCAACAAGCGTGACCTGCCCGACGCGCTGCCGCTGTCGATGATTCGCGCGGTGCTCGATCCCAAAGGAGAACTGCCCGTGTTCGAGTCCTGCGCTGACAAGGGTACGGGCGTCTTCGAAAGCCTCAAGGCGGTCTCGAAGCTGGTGCTCGAACGCCTGTCTCAGCCGACAAGCTGA
- a CDS encoding ACT domain-containing protein, protein MSLTMTALTSDFAVCRLNPHDPLPQWGLAGEFFSLSRSGRELSLTCEAALVPPGVRAEGPWRALELEGPFDFALTGILASVLTPLAQAEIGIFALSTFDTDYVLVQSSHFAHAVRALRAAGHTVHLPPAHPV, encoded by the coding sequence ATGTCCCTCACCATGACCGCGCTGACCAGTGACTTTGCCGTCTGCCGCCTGAATCCGCACGATCCGCTGCCGCAGTGGGGACTCGCGGGCGAGTTTTTCAGCCTGAGCCGCTCAGGCCGGGAACTTTCACTGACCTGCGAGGCTGCGCTGGTGCCCCCAGGCGTGCGTGCCGAAGGCCCCTGGCGCGCGCTGGAGCTGGAGGGGCCATTCGATTTCGCCTTGACCGGCATTCTGGCATCCGTGCTCACACCACTCGCGCAGGCGGAAATCGGCATCTTCGCACTCTCCACCTTCGACACCGATTACGTGCTGGTACAGTCATCCCACTTCGCACACGCCGTGCGGGCGTTGCGCGCTGCCGGCCACACCGTTCATCTGCCGCCCGCCCACCCGGTCTGA
- the phoU gene encoding phosphate signaling complex protein PhoU, with the protein MTRSAFDSSLLGLTASFLRMQSLGLEQLALLREALQSGRMMNLLDRVKALDLEIDQLEVDLEAELLLLIARHQPVAGDLRFVMMLLKSLTDLERAGDYAVHIARDLEVLSAQVAWSHPGDLLPLLSHLTGMLEKLAYAFAERDLPAAQEVQRLDQQVDALYEQFQRSTLTRMLEDSRSLGAGLRATSLARSIERHGDHLVNVAERIETWLANTR; encoded by the coding sequence ATGACCCGCAGTGCGTTCGACTCCAGCCTGCTAGGCCTGACTGCCTCGTTCCTGCGAATGCAGAGCCTGGGTCTCGAGCAGCTGGCCCTGTTGCGTGAAGCCCTGCAGTCCGGGCGTATGATGAATCTGCTGGACCGCGTCAAGGCGCTCGACCTGGAAATCGACCAGCTGGAAGTCGATCTGGAAGCGGAGTTGCTCTTGCTGATCGCCAGGCACCAGCCGGTCGCAGGCGATCTGCGCTTCGTGATGATGCTGCTCAAGAGCCTGACGGATCTGGAACGTGCCGGAGATTATGCGGTTCATATTGCGCGCGATCTGGAGGTTCTCAGTGCGCAGGTGGCGTGGTCTCATCCCGGCGACCTGCTGCCGCTGCTTTCGCACCTGACCGGCATGCTCGAAAAGCTGGCGTACGCCTTTGCCGAGCGTGACCTCCCCGCTGCGCAGGAGGTCCAGCGGCTGGATCAGCAGGTAGACGCACTCTACGAGCAGTTTCAGCGTTCGACGCTGACCCGCATGCTCGAGGATTCCCGTTCGCTGGGTGCCGGTTTGCGCGCCACCAGCCTGGCGCGCAGCATCGAGCGGCACGGGGACCACCTGGTCAACGTCGCCGAGCGGATCGAGACCTGGTTGGCCAACACCCGCTGA
- the pstB gene encoding phosphate ABC transporter ATP-binding protein PstB codes for MTMNQERIQGAPTGASVLSVQDVSIYYGSNRAVKNVSMEVLPNSVNALIGPSGCGKTTFLRAINRMHDLTPSARVEGRILLDGEDIYGDVDPVAIRRRVGMVFQKPNPFPTMSVLDNVVSGLKLAGIRDRRILLETAERSLRQAALWDEVKDRLNSPATGLSGGQQQRLCIARALAVEPEILLMDEPTSALDPQSTARIEDLMGDLKKVTTIMIVTHNMQQAARVSDTTSFFLNGDMVERGPTDAVFTSPSDERTEAYVTGRFG; via the coding sequence ATGACCATGAATCAGGAAAGAATCCAGGGTGCCCCGACCGGTGCGTCCGTGCTCAGTGTGCAGGACGTGAGCATCTACTACGGCAGCAATCGCGCCGTGAAGAACGTCAGCATGGAAGTCCTGCCCAACTCGGTCAACGCCCTGATCGGCCCTTCCGGCTGCGGCAAGACGACCTTTCTGCGCGCCATCAACCGCATGCACGACCTTACCCCGAGCGCCCGCGTCGAGGGACGGATTCTGCTCGACGGCGAGGACATCTACGGCGACGTGGACCCGGTGGCCATCCGGCGCCGTGTGGGCATGGTGTTTCAGAAACCCAATCCCTTTCCGACCATGAGCGTGCTCGACAACGTGGTGTCCGGCCTCAAGCTGGCCGGAATCCGTGACCGGAGGATCCTGCTGGAGACGGCCGAGCGTTCGCTGCGCCAGGCTGCCCTGTGGGATGAAGTCAAGGACCGCCTGAACAGCCCGGCCACCGGACTTTCGGGTGGGCAGCAGCAGCGGCTGTGCATCGCGCGCGCGCTCGCCGTCGAACCGGAAATCCTCTTGATGGACGAGCCGACCAGCGCCCTCGATCCACAATCGACTGCGCGCATCGAAGACCTGATGGGGGACCTGAAAAAAGTCACCACCATCATGATCGTCACGCACAACATGCAGCAGGCGGCTCGGGTCAGCGATACCACCAGCTTTTTCCTGAATGGTGACATGGTCGAGCGTGGTCCCACCGACGCGGTCTTTACCAGTCCCAGTGACGAACGGACCGAGGCGTACGTCACGGGCCGCTTCGGTTGA
- the pstA gene encoding phosphate ABC transporter permease PstA: MALAQRRASLDLSRNRRARQVKNIIAAGLIGLATLVILIPLFAILWYLISNGIQAINLDFFTQDPVPVGEAGGGLRNAIVGTLLLLAIASVIGVIIGVAGGIFLAEFPRHPLVPTVRLVSDVLSGVPAIVMGLVAYGLVVIAMRQFSALSGGIALGLLMIPIVVRTTEEVLKLVPLSVREAGMSLGLPQWRVTWSIVLPSATGGIITGVMLAVARVAGEAAPLLFTAFGNPRLSVDPLQPVSALPLAIFTYVVSPYEEWHRLANAAALVLVLLIFVTTLLARWATRRRF; encoded by the coding sequence ATGGCCCTGGCCCAACGGCGAGCTTCACTCGATCTGTCGCGCAACCGCCGCGCACGCCAGGTCAAGAACATCATCGCGGCCGGTTTGATCGGTCTGGCGACCCTGGTGATCCTGATTCCGCTGTTTGCCATCCTGTGGTATCTGATCTCGAACGGGATTCAGGCCATCAACCTGGACTTCTTTACCCAGGACCCGGTGCCCGTGGGAGAAGCGGGCGGCGGATTGCGCAACGCCATCGTCGGCACGTTGCTGCTGCTGGCCATCGCCTCGGTGATCGGGGTGATCATCGGCGTGGCAGGCGGCATTTTCCTGGCAGAGTTTCCGCGCCATCCGCTCGTTCCCACCGTGCGCCTCGTGAGCGACGTGCTGTCGGGCGTGCCGGCCATCGTGATGGGTCTGGTGGCGTACGGTCTGGTGGTGATCGCCATGCGCCAGTTCAGCGCCCTCTCGGGCGGCATCGCGCTGGGCCTGCTGATGATTCCCATCGTCGTGCGCACCACCGAGGAAGTGCTGAAGCTGGTCCCGCTCAGCGTGCGCGAGGCCGGCATGAGCCTCGGGTTGCCGCAATGGCGCGTGACGTGGTCGATTGTGCTGCCGTCGGCGACGGGTGGAATCATTACGGGCGTGATGCTGGCCGTCGCGCGCGTGGCCGGTGAAGCGGCGCCCCTGCTGTTCACTGCCTTTGGCAATCCGCGTCTCAGTGTCGACCCGCTGCAACCGGTGTCGGCGTTGCCGCTGGCGATTTTCACGTATGTCGTGAGCCCGTACGAAGAGTGGCACCGTCTGGCCAACGCCGCCGCGTTGGTGCTGGTGCTGCTGATTTTCGTGACGACCCTGCTGGCCCGCTGGGCTACCCGTCGCCGCTTTTAA
- the pstC gene encoding phosphate ABC transporter permease subunit PstC, with product MTKITPVRPNKKSVSSRGDGTYRALVLGLALTIVAIFAISVYELASSSLLSIREFGWRFLVDVVWNPVTGRFGALNFIVGTILTSVIALIIAVPLAIGGAIFVTEYAPRWIAEPVSYLVELLAAIPSVIYGLWAVFVLVPMVRSAELWIFYQPWIVQNPLLKWLVPSAPTGFGLMTASLILAVMVIPYTASVSRDVIRLVPADQREAMYALGATKWEVIRGAILPFARAGIFGGVILSLGRALGETMAVTMVIGNTPSLPGSIWDSTATMSSVIANEFTEAVEDLHLSSLIEVGLLLFAISVIINYLARLIIARLTPKGTH from the coding sequence ATGACCAAAATCACTCCCGTCCGTCCCAACAAGAAAAGCGTTTCCTCGCGTGGCGACGGAACTTATCGCGCGCTGGTGCTCGGTCTGGCCCTGACCATCGTGGCCATCTTCGCCATTTCGGTCTACGAACTGGCTTCGTCGAGTTTGCTGTCCATTCGGGAGTTTGGTTGGCGCTTTCTGGTGGACGTCGTGTGGAACCCGGTGACCGGGCGCTTCGGCGCGTTGAACTTCATCGTCGGGACGATTCTCACGAGCGTCATTGCCCTGATCATCGCCGTACCGCTCGCCATCGGCGGGGCCATCTTCGTGACCGAGTACGCTCCCCGCTGGATTGCCGAGCCGGTCAGTTACCTGGTCGAGCTGCTGGCGGCGATTCCCAGCGTCATCTACGGATTATGGGCCGTGTTCGTGCTGGTGCCCATGGTCCGCAGCGCCGAACTGTGGATTTTCTATCAGCCGTGGATCGTGCAGAATCCGCTGCTCAAATGGCTGGTGCCGTCGGCACCCACAGGATTTGGTCTGATGACCGCCAGCCTGATTCTGGCGGTGATGGTGATTCCCTACACCGCGTCGGTGTCGCGTGACGTGATCCGGCTGGTGCCTGCTGATCAGCGGGAAGCGATGTATGCGCTGGGCGCCACCAAATGGGAAGTGATTCGCGGCGCGATCCTGCCCTTCGCGCGCGCTGGCATCTTCGGTGGGGTGATTCTGTCGCTGGGACGCGCCCTGGGGGAAACCATGGCCGTGACCATGGTGATCGGCAACACCCCGTCGTTGCCCGGAAGCATCTGGGACTCCACGGCGACCATGTCGTCGGTGATCGCCAACGAGTTCACCGAGGCCGTCGAGGACCTGCACCTTTCCAGCTTGATCGAGGTGGGCCTGCTGCTCTTTGCGATCAGCGTCATCATCAACTACCTGGCGCGCCTGATCATCGCGCGTCTGACTCCGAAAGGCACCCACTGA
- the pstS gene encoding phosphate ABC transporter substrate-binding protein PstS: MKKILALGLTAVTSTAFAVNLTGAGATFPYPLYSKMFNEWNKISSDDVNYQSIGSGGGQRQILERTVDFGATDGPMNDEDLKKASGKILHIPITLGAVVPTYNLPGVNTQLKFTGKVLADIYLGKIRTWNDPAITKLNAGVTLPPLPITVVRRSDGSGTTFVWVDYLSSVSSEWKSKVGTATTVQWPVGIGGKGNEGVAGIVKSTPGAIGYNELVYALQNKIAYGAVQNKAGQFVVASPKTVTEAAGSKVVPADTRVSLVNSAKGYPISSFTWVLVYADQKYGNRTEAQASALKKMLGWMVTDGQKYAEPLDYAGLPGNAATRAKAIIASITYDGKALK, from the coding sequence ATGAAGAAGATTCTTGCTCTGGGACTGACCGCCGTGACCAGCACGGCGTTCGCGGTAAACCTCACGGGTGCGGGCGCTACCTTCCCTTACCCGCTCTACTCGAAGATGTTTAATGAGTGGAACAAAATCAGCAGCGACGACGTGAACTACCAGTCGATCGGCTCGGGCGGCGGACAGCGCCAGATTCTGGAGCGCACGGTGGACTTTGGCGCCACCGACGGCCCGATGAACGACGAGGATCTCAAGAAGGCCTCTGGCAAGATTCTGCACATCCCGATCACACTCGGTGCAGTCGTGCCGACCTACAACCTGCCCGGTGTGAACACCCAGCTCAAGTTCACGGGCAAGGTGCTGGCCGACATCTACCTCGGCAAGATCAGGACCTGGAATGACCCTGCCATCACCAAGCTCAACGCCGGCGTCACCCTGCCCCCGCTGCCCATCACGGTCGTGCGTCGCAGTGACGGCAGCGGCACCACCTTCGTGTGGGTGGATTACCTCTCGAGCGTCAGCAGCGAGTGGAAGAGCAAGGTCGGTACCGCGACCACCGTGCAGTGGCCCGTCGGTATCGGCGGTAAGGGCAACGAAGGTGTGGCGGGCATCGTGAAGAGCACTCCGGGTGCCATCGGTTACAACGAACTGGTCTACGCCCTGCAGAACAAGATCGCGTACGGGGCCGTGCAGAACAAAGCAGGACAGTTCGTGGTGGCGAGCCCCAAGACCGTCACCGAAGCGGCGGGCTCCAAGGTCGTGCCTGCCGATACGCGCGTCAGCCTCGTGAACTCTGCCAAGGGATACCCGATCTCCAGCTTCACCTGGGTGCTGGTGTACGCCGACCAGAAGTACGGCAACCGTACTGAAGCGCAGGCCTCGGCCCTCAAGAAGATGCTGGGCTGGATGGTCACCGACGGCCAGAAGTACGCCGAGCCACTCGATTACGCCGGTCTGCCCGGCAACGCCGCGACGCGTGCCAAGGCGATCATCGCTTCGATCACCTACGACGGCAAAGCACTCAAATAA
- a CDS encoding DUF6328 family protein, with amino-acid sequence MRSEARHNEAAFDDLLQETRVLLAGAQVLTAFLVVLPFSAAFSDLILQEKWAYVATFVCSLTSLVFFSSPAVHHRLMWPVRAREDFKGFETRMLVIGLVPLSLAWILATHLVMFMVLGEPWSWWVTGLMAALLISMWWVLPWVWGRRRGDES; translated from the coding sequence ATGCGAAGCGAAGCTCGACACAATGAAGCTGCATTTGACGACCTACTCCAGGAGACGCGTGTGCTGCTCGCGGGCGCACAGGTACTCACCGCTTTCCTGGTCGTGCTCCCGTTCAGCGCGGCCTTCAGTGACCTGATCCTCCAGGAGAAGTGGGCGTACGTCGCCACTTTCGTGTGCTCACTGACCAGCCTGGTGTTTTTCAGTTCGCCCGCGGTGCACCACCGGCTGATGTGGCCTGTTCGTGCACGCGAGGACTTCAAGGGTTTCGAGACTCGCATGCTGGTGATCGGGCTGGTGCCATTGTCTCTTGCTTGGATTCTCGCGACGCACCTGGTGATGTTCATGGTGCTGGGCGAACCCTGGTCGTGGTGGGTGACCGGGTTGATGGCTGCCCTGCTGATCAGCATGTGGTGGGTGCTGCCTTGGGTGTGGGGCCGTCGCCGTGGGGACGAGTCGTGA
- a CDS encoding transposase, translating into MKLSELVCLDESGFNSAMTRRYARAPRGERADAQVPRNHEKNLTLLCALSLSGPQAELVIEGAVNAQVFETYVREVLCPTLQPGQTGLMDNLASHKAVVKDMDRFLIHVFDRAESAQCPKPLLGTLSARGASDLDQERLEAGRRP; encoded by the coding sequence TTGAAGCTGAGCGAGCTGGTGTGTCTGGACGAAAGTGGCTTCAATAGCGCCATGACGCGCCGTTATGCTCGTGCTCCTCGTGGTGAGCGTGCTGATGCTCAGGTACCCAGGAATCACGAGAAGAATCTGACCTTGCTGTGTGCCTTGAGTCTGTCCGGCCCTCAGGCGGAACTGGTGATCGAGGGTGCCGTGAACGCTCAAGTCTTCGAGACCTACGTTCGTGAAGTGCTGTGCCCCACCTTGCAGCCAGGACAGACGGGGTTGATGGATAACCTGGCTTCCCATAAAGCGGTTGTCAAAGACATGGATCGGTTTTTGATCCATGTTTTTGACCGAGCGGAGAGCGCGCAGTGCCCGAAACCGCTTTTGGGCACGCTGTCAGCGCGGGGAGCGAGTGACCTTGACCAGGAGCGTTTGGAAGCGGGCAGGCGTCCATAA
- a CDS encoding IS630 transposase-related protein — protein sequence MRGYSLDLRERIVAAHEAGQRAAQVAAVFGVAEATVWRYLYAHRRGQSLAGRTSPGKPHLMKPEQHDLLRQQVEQHPDRTLQEHADLWFAQTGVRVSFKTMDRMLERLGVTRKKGRPRV from the coding sequence ATGCGAGGGTACTCGTTGGACTTGCGGGAGCGGATCGTGGCGGCGCACGAAGCAGGACAACGTGCCGCGCAGGTCGCGGCGGTGTTCGGAGTTGCAGAAGCAACGGTGTGGCGCTACCTCTATGCGCACCGTCGGGGTCAGTCGCTCGCAGGTCGTACCTCACCGGGCAAACCCCACCTGATGAAGCCAGAGCAACACGACCTGCTCCGGCAGCAGGTGGAACAGCATCCCGACCGAACCTTGCAGGAGCATGCGGACTTATGGTTCGCGCAGACCGGGGTGCGGGTGAGCTTCAAGACCATGGACCGCATGCTGGAGCGGCTTGGGGTCACCAGAAAAAAAGGCCGTCCGCGCGTGTGA